Genomic DNA from Desulfobacterales bacterium:
CAACCTTGACAGCGCCAATACCTTTTAATGTGAAGTTGCGAGAATAGGAACCATTACGATGATTCACATCTCCCTGAGCATGCTCATACCATTGCCGCCCAAGAAATTCGGTGCGCTCCAAATCCATCATCTTGGTCAGGTATTGACCGACGCTCTCTTTGATCTCCACGCGAATCATCTCAAAAATATTCTCCGGCTGCCGCTGGATTTCCTTGAAAATACTTACAACCTCTGGTACGCTAATTTCCAGTTTCATGGGTGCTTTTCCTTTCTTTCGGTGTTTTTGCCAAAAACCCTTTTAAAGGAAAAGCGCCCTTTTTTATACCATTTTAAAATTTACACAAAAGATTATACACTACCAACCAAGGTTCCAATTTCTGCATCGCCAGGGAAGGCGGCCAAGCATGACTATGAATACAAGCGTTGCGGCGTCTGCAATGTTTTCATTTCTTGCGAGCCATTGGCAGGCACGCGTACGGTCAAAGTCACTGAAAGAAAAACCAAGCGGGACTGGGCTTGTTTTATTGAAGAAATCGCTGGTCAATACGAAAGCGCAGAAAAGATAACTTTGGTGATGGATAACCTGAACACTCACAACCCGGGATCTCTTTATGAATCATTTCCGCCAAATAAGGCAAAAGCTTTGTGGGACAAGTTTGAATTTGTGTATACCCCAAAGCATGGAAGCTGGTTGAATATGGCCGAGATAGAGCTGAACGTACTTACGGGACAGTGCCTTAAAAGAAGGATTGATGACATCGAAATTGTTAAAAAAGAAGTTGCGGCATGGCAGAGAGCCAGAGACAACAAAGGCGCTAAGGTAAACTGGCAATTCACTGCCGAGGATGCCAGGATAAAACTACGCCGCCTCTATCCGACAATTGATGGTTGACGAGACACTAGTAACTGTGACTTTCATAGTGTGAAGGTCGTTGCGGTTTACACCTGGTACCGCAGCTTTATCACTGGAAGTACCTTTAAGAATATTCTTGAGTACATAGGCCGTAAAACGCGGGTCGTTGCCTTTAAAGTCTTGGACATACAAAGATGTATTCAGTGGCCAAAAGTCTTCCTTTACGAAGAAAACCTCACCGAGCGTACCATAGCGACCTGTCACAACACCTGGTCCAGTGACCTTTGCGATACTATGATGACCAGTGACACCAGAAGATGAAACGACCGGGATGTTGCCCTCTTCTCTCTTTGATGCGGGGAGATCGTAACCTCTTTTCAACGTCAAGAACTCACCAAGGCTGATGATTTCCCAACTCATATCCCCAATCCCTGGAATTTACGTTTGATGGTTTCAGCCAATTGCACAGCTTCGGCGTTCAGATCCTCCAATTCCGCATGAATCTCCCGCAGGGCTTCTTCGAAGTCGAAGTTTTCATCCTCCGCTTCGGGAGCAACACCCACGTAGCGGCCAGGAGTGAGACTCCAATCACTGGCTTCAATATCGGAGCGGTCCACCAGCTTGACAAGCCCCTCTATGTCACACAGTTCGGCATCGGGAAAACGTTCTGTGAGCCAACGGGCCTGTTTCCAGAAGTAGCGCACCTGCTTGAGGTACTCGACGGCTTTTGCCCGCGTCTGTTCAAGCTGTTTCAACTGGTTGCGTATTGCCACATTGCCGTTATCCCCTTTCCCTTTGGGAGAGGTCTGGGGTGAGGGTGCTTTTTGAACCACTTCGACCAGGGTCGAAGCGAGTTTATGAACCATGTCGGTCTGCTTGATCAGGTCACGGCTAGTTTCGGCAAGGGGTGAGAGGCGCTCCACAGCCCTTTTCAGTGTGCCGTTGCCGGTTTTCTGCTTTTTCCAAGCGATCTGCTGTTCAGCGAAGGTCTTCTCAAACTTCGTGACATCTGCTTTAAATACACGCAGTGCCTGATCAAGTTCCTTTTTCACCTCGGAATGAGGGCCATCTTTCGGCAGCTCCTTGAGACAAGGTTTCAGGATAGTGAGCAAGACATCGAGGGCAGCAAGGAAACCTGGCAACGGCTCGATGACCTCACCGTCTGCGTCGGCAGCTTTGAAGCATGCGGCGGCCTCTTCCAGTATCTTTCGGCAGTAATCAGCGACCAAGTTTAGGTACTTATCAGTCTGCCCCCGGTAGAGCCAGACAATGGCGAGAATATTCCGTTCCTGCTCAGGCGAAAAATCGTAAATCTTGCGGGTGACTTTGCGATAGATGTTCCGTGCATCGATCATGAGCACTTTATTGCGAAGCGTTGCGGGTTTGTCACGGTTGAGAAACCACAACTCGCAGGGCACGGTGCGGGTATAAAAGAAATTGGAGCGAATAGCGATCATAATGTCCACATCGCCGGTCTCGATGAGTTTTTGCCGCACTTTGGCTTCGTCTCGACCGGCGCTGGAGGATTGGGAGGACATGACAAATCCGGCCCGGCCTTTTTCGCCCAAGTAGCTGTAAAAATAGCTGATCCAGACATAGTTGCCGTTGCTCACCTTTTTCTTTTTGTTCACGCCGGGCAGGCCGAAGGGGAGGCGCGGATCGTTCTTGAGCTGGTCAGCGTCGATCTCATCCACATTAAAGGGCGGATTGGCCATGACAAAATCCGCCTTACCCAGCAATTCATGCGGATCATCATAATAAGTGATGGCCTTCTGGATATCGCCTTCCAGGCCGTGGACGGCCAGGTTCATTTTGGATAGTCGAATCGTTGTGGCGTTTTTTTCCAGACCGTAGAAGGTCAGCTTTTCGGAAGGGTTTTCGTGATGTCGCTCCACGACACGCGCGCTTTGCACGAACATGCCGCCGGAACCGCAGGCTGGGTCCAGCACGGTTCCGCCTTCGGGTTCCAGCACGTTGGCAATCAAAGAGACCAGCGAGACGGGTGTGAAAAACTCGCCGCCGTCGTGGGCCTTCTGGTCGGCAAACTGTGTCAGGAAGTACTCGTAGATGCGGCCAAACACATCGCCGGATATCCGCTTGAGTTCATCCGGATTGAGCGTCCGAAGGAGCTGGCCGAGGACACTGTTGGACAATTCCTGATATTCGCTCTTGGGCAGGGCGCCGCGAAGGTTCTCGTAATCACTTTCGATTGATTCCATGGCTTCGACGATGGCCCTGGCGCGATCGTCACTGTCCGTTAACGCCACTAGATAGTCGAACTGGGCCTTGGGTCTTAGGAATATAGAGCTTTTCTGGGAAAAATCTTCTTTGGTCAGAGGCCGGGTCTTGCCGCCGCGCTTGGGCAGGTTGGCTTCGATATCATCCTTTACGGCCAGAAAACGACTGTAGGCATGGCGCAGGAAGATCAGACCCATTACAGGCAGGAAATATTCGTTGCTGGCATAGTTTGAATTGGCACGCAGCGTATCCGCAGCATTCCAGAGACGTTTCTCAATGGCATCGATGTGCTCGAGCTGTGCCATTATTACTCCTTAACCCCTAATGACTTTTCGATGTTGTGCTGACCTTTTTCCTAAATTTTCGGAGAAAGTCCTCAATCTGCTTTGCGCCGGCGGTAACGGCTTTAGGCGGCCGTTCTCCAATCAGCTGGTTGCGGCAAATCTAATAATGAACTTCCAAACAAGGGCTTCTATCTTAGCCCTGGTCTATCTGCGGACTTCCTTTACCATCATTGAGAAGTCAAGCGTGCCCCGGGGCAGCGCTCTTTCCTTGTGACAGGATTCCTGAATACGGATTATTTGAAGTTATTCTGATACTTGGAGCTGATAATATAACAGTTTTAATGGCAGGTGCAAGGAAAATATCTCGCATTTCAAGGTGTTACATAAGAGATATTGTCCAAGCGGTCGTTGAGCGGGGTGTGTCAAAATTTTTAAGAGTCATGATTATAAGCAAAATCACCACAGAATATAATTGGTTAAGATATATGCCTAAAACCTCAGAGTATCAACCGATCTTAAAACCTTCGATATGTCTGACTTAACAAAGGCCTGGGCATCAGATACGGGTGTGATAAGTGGTACATTCTATTGGTATATTGATACAGAAACTGAAGCGGCCCTGCTGGATTTACCAGTGCGGCTGATTGCCGATATTTTTACCCATTACCTCGAGGGTGTCCGTCACAACCACAAAGGCGCTGGGGTCTGACTTTCGAATGAACTCTTTCAGCCGGACGAGTTCATTGAATGTGATTACGGTATAAAGAATATGCAGTTCCTGATTGGTATATCCGCCCGTGCCGGGCATAACCGTTACCCCTCGCTGCAATTCATTCATGATGTTATCGGAAATTTCTTTCCATTGCGCGGAGACAATCATGATTGACTTGCGTTGACTGAGACCAAAGACTACAAAATTCATGAAATGCCGCCCCACGTAGAGATGGATCAGCGTATATAATACCATTTCCAGGGGAAACCGGAAGGCGGCCGAAAGCAGCAACAGGACGTTGAAGCACAGAATCGTAGTTCCGGGCCGGATGGAATATCGTTTATGGAAAACGACCGATAGAATGCCCAGGCTTCCGATGGTCCCGTATGACCGCAGCACGATGCCCGAGCCCACGCCGATCATGATCCCGGCCGTCAGGGCGCTCAGAATCAAATCATGAATGGGAATCACCGGATACGGCCATAACAATACCGCCGAGAATATAGACATGCCGGCAAGGCTGTAAAGAAAGAAACGTCGGTTGACAAATATCCACCCGATGATAAAAGCAGGCGCATTAAGCGCGAAAAATATCAGCCCCACCGGGAATTTCGGGAAGATATAGTGAATCAAAACGGCCAGTCCCGGAATCCCGCCGGCTAAAAACTGCTTGGGGATAAGGATGCCCTTAATTGCGGCCGAAATAATAACGGTGCCGATAAAAATAAGAAAAAGGTTCCAAAGTACTTTTAATAAGGGTCGCATATACTTCACCTGATAAAAAATTTGAGGGTGGGCCATTCTCAAGCAACACGCCGGCCCGGTTCGGATTTTCGCTGTAGATGCCTGTTTTAAAAATCATGTTTTACGCGATGGACCGTGGGGCGCGACCGTCGTTTCAGCGCGCCCATTTTTTTCCGTAAGAATGCTAACAGAATTCTCTCTAAATTGACAGCCTCTGGTGGATCGGAAAAAATATTAAACGGAATTCGGAGGCGGCTGGTGTTATATTGATAAGGGGACGACACCACTTGAAAAACCGGCTGACATCGGGTACAAATAATACAAGTTTCATGCTGGGGTTTTAATTGTAAAGGGGTTCATATGCCGGTGGAGATCATTTATAAAAACAGACGTCAAGGTGCCGACAGGAGAAAGTCACTTTCAACAGATCAGGTCCCTGAGAGGAGAAGCGGCTTGGACCGAAGGAAGTTGGACGAGAAACTTAAACAGTTGATTGAAAGCGACCTTAAGGATCAAAGTAAAGAAAGACAGGCCCCGACGCCAACAAGTTCCGGTCTGGTTATCCTGAGAAAAAAAGATGATGGGGATAAGGGCCTTGCTGATTAGGATTTGATTAAAATTCCACGGAAGTGAGATGAAACTTGTTTTTTACAATAAATTGAATCAATTTTGGCTCCAAAAAATTGAAGGACTGCGCCGGGAATTCAGCCATGTCGATTTTATCACCGATAAGGATCGGATTAACGGGGAAATTGAAAATGCCGACGCCATCGTCACCGGAGAACTGACCGCTGATCTTTTAAAAAAGTGCCGGAATCTCAAAATGATATTTGTCCCCTATGCGGGACCTGATGCCCTGCCCTTTGACCAGATAAAAAAACGCAACATCCGGGTCGCCAATGTCCACGGAAACGCCGCGTATGTCGCCGAAAGAGCCGTTGCCATGGCGCTGGGCTTTTACGGGAAACTCATCGACTATCACAACGACCTTAAAAAATTCCAATGGCACGGCTACTGGGCCACCGGAAATGTGGAGGATTCCTGGGATTCCATTGAGGGGCGGACATGCGCGGTGATCGGGACCGGCGCCATCGGACAATATATCGCAAAATATTTAAAGGTATTTAGCTGCCGGGTAATCGGTTTCAAAAAGCGTCCCATCAAACGCATCCCGGATTTTTTTGACGAAATCACCCTTGATTTAGACGGGGCTCTTGAACGGAGCGAGCTCATCTTTATCACCCTGCCCCTGACAAATGACACTAAGGGGCTGTTTTCCAAAGAGATTCTGTCGCGCTTAAACGGAAAATTTCTGGTCAATGTGGGCAGGGGCGGGGTTGCGGATGAAGAAGGCCTTTACCGCGCGCTGAAAGACGGCATTCTAAAAGGAGCCGCCATCGATGTCTGGTATGTCTATCCGCAAAAAGGCAAATCAACGGCCACGCCGCCGTCCCGCTTTCCGTTCCATGAACTTTCCAATGTGATCCTCTCCCCGCATCTTGCCGGGTTTACCCCCCAGGCCGCGCGCCTCAACATTGAACAGACTGTTGAGAATATCCAGTCCTACCTGAAAACCGGAAAAGCCCTGTTCGAGGTTGATCCCGAATTCATGTATTAAGCAACCTTGAATAATTAGAGGCGTCTATTGATATATCGAGAATGAAAATAATCGACAGCAAATCACTATCGATATCGGTAATAGCTGCCGGGAAAGGCTGGCTGGCAGCAAATAAACCCGCCGGCGTAACGGTGCACAATGCGCCCGGGCGGGATATTTGCTCCCTGGTATCCGCCTTTATTCAAAGAGAACCGGCTGCCTCCGGACAGATGGATATGGATCCGGATTTCGGCGTTAATCCGGTCCATCGCCTCGACAAGGAAACCAGCGGAATTATTTTACTGGCCGTCACCCCGGCGGCGTTTCGATTTTTTTCAGAGCAGTTTGAATCCCGCCAGGTCAAAAAGCAATATGTCGCTATCTTGCATGGCCGGCTGGAAACCCCGCAGCTAAACGACCCGTGGGGGACATGGCGCCGGAAGCTTGCAAAAACTGCCGGCGGGCGTTTGAGCCCTGAAGGCGCCGGACAACGGCAAAATGCTGAGACCCGTTACCGGGTCCTTGAATGCAGTGCCCATTACACGATGGTGGAAATCGAGCCTCTCACCGGCCGCAGGCACCAGATCCGGCGCCATGCGAAACTGGCCGGCCATCCGGTGGTCGGTGACTCCCGCTATGGGTCCAGGCGGGCCGCAAGCTACCTCAGCAGAAATTTTGCTTTTCACCGTCTCGCTTTGCACGCGCACGCACTCACCTTGCGGCTGCCGGGCGACACAGTGCCGCAAACCCTCAAAACGCCGGCCATTCCAGACCAGATGCGGGAGCTGTTTGATAATGACCGGGGTTATAATAAATCTCCGTAACAGGACTCAAGTCTTGAAGGTTTTATTTTCTTTTCCGGCCTACTATCTTTCCTGATACAGATTTTGTCCTCACGAACAAGTGCACACAGCTTCGGATTGTCAAGCTCGCGGCAGTTATCATGATTATAAAGAGGACATTCAGGATGTTTTACCGACATCTCTTTCTCCTTTTCCCGGAATAAGATTTTCCTGTATGGCAGGCAAAAAAATGGAGTGACCTTTCTGGGGTAGAAGGCCACTCCATATATGGGTGGGCCCCAGCATCGAGTAGGGGGTAAGTTTGAATTTATAACGAACCGGGAAAATAAGTCAACAAAAAAATCGGGATTTATAGGGAGCGAAGGCCACTCCGAAAATGACGGCTGACAACCGGCGAGAAGAAAAGCTGGGATTTACGAAAATTTTTTGATAGATAAGGTGAACCGTTCCGCCGCAACCGGACGGGGTGAAAAACAACTTAATGAGAGGTTCCTTATGAAAACTGTCTGCGTATTGGGAAGCCCGAGAGCCAACGGAAACAGCAATGCCATTGCCAAGCACTTCTGCGACAGGATTGAAAGCCTCGGCGCAGAAGTACAGACGTTCGCCCTGAACAAACTGACCTACCATGGCTGCCAGGCCTGCATGGCCTGCAAAACAAAACTGGACCGGTGCGTCCTCGATGATGATCTGACCCGGGTGCTGGATGCCGTCCGTGAGGCTGATCTGCTGGTCATGGCAACGCCCGTCTATTTCGGAGACATCACCTGCCAGCTCAAAGGGTTTGTGGACCGGATGTTTTCTTTTTTCACACCGGATTACCGGACAAGTTCAGTCAAAAGCCGGCTGGCTCCGGGAAAAAAACTTGTCTTTATCCAGGTCCAGGGGCGTCCCGATGAAAGCAAATTCGCCGATATTTTCCCGCGCTACGGCGAGTTCTGGGACTGGTACGGAATTAATGAGCGATATCAAATCCGGTCCTGGGGCATTCGAGAACTGGGAGAAATTGCAAAGGATAAAGACGTTTTCAGAAAGGCCGAAGACGTCGCCGACCGGGTCATGCAGACGCAAGATTAAACGGCCGCCTCACCGGTTTTTGCTGAAACGGACCAGGGTCCTGCCTGTTTAAACCGGATATAGAGCCGCCGGCCGAGCACCAGGGCTTCCGCTAAAAAAGCGCCGCTCATGGCCGCAATGCCGACGACGGTGCCGTTAAGATCGGGCCACAATAAAGCCGCGCAGCCCACAAGCGCGATGACAACCAGCCGGATAAAAGCGGTCACTGCAATGGCGAATGTTGCGCGAACCGCCGAAAGCATCCCGCGAAACAACGCCGAAAAT
This window encodes:
- a CDS encoding transposase — protein: MKLEISVPEVVSIFKEIQRQPENIFEMIRVEIKESVGQYLTKMMDLERTEFLGRQWYEHAQGDVNHRNGSYSRNFTLKGIGAVKV
- a CDS encoding restriction endonuclease subunit S — translated: MSWEIISLGEFLTLKRGYDLPASKREEGNIPVVSSSGVTGHHSIAKVTGPGVVTGRYGTLGEVFFVKEDFWPLNTSLYVQDFKGNDPRFTAYVLKNILKGTSSDKAAVPGVNRNDLHTMKVTVTSVSSTINCRIEAA
- a CDS encoding N-6 DNA methylase, with the protein product MAQLEHIDAIEKRLWNAADTLRANSNYASNEYFLPVMGLIFLRHAYSRFLAVKDDIEANLPKRGGKTRPLTKEDFSQKSSIFLRPKAQFDYLVALTDSDDRARAIVEAMESIESDYENLRGALPKSEYQELSNSVLGQLLRTLNPDELKRISGDVFGRIYEYFLTQFADQKAHDGGEFFTPVSLVSLIANVLEPEGGTVLDPACGSGGMFVQSARVVERHHENPSEKLTFYGLEKNATTIRLSKMNLAVHGLEGDIQKAITYYDDPHELLGKADFVMANPPFNVDEIDADQLKNDPRLPFGLPGVNKKKKVSNGNYVWISYFYSYLGEKGRAGFVMSSQSSSAGRDEAKVRQKLIETGDVDIMIAIRSNFFYTRTVPCELWFLNRDKPATLRNKVLMIDARNIYRKVTRKIYDFSPEQERNILAIVWLYRGQTDKYLNLVADYCRKILEEAAACFKAADADGEVIEPLPGFLAALDVLLTILKPCLKELPKDGPHSEVKKELDQALRVFKADVTKFEKTFAEQQIAWKKQKTGNGTLKRAVERLSPLAETSRDLIKQTDMVHKLASTLVEVVQKAPSPQTSPKGKGDNGNVAIRNQLKQLEQTRAKAVEYLKQVRYFWKQARWLTERFPDAELCDIEGLVKLVDRSDIEASDWSLTPGRYVGVAPEAEDENFDFEEALREIHAELEDLNAEAVQLAETIKRKFQGLGI
- a CDS encoding YitT family protein; protein product: MRPLLKVLWNLFLIFIGTVIISAAIKGILIPKQFLAGGIPGLAVLIHYIFPKFPVGLIFFALNAPAFIIGWIFVNRRFFLYSLAGMSIFSAVLLWPYPVIPIHDLILSALTAGIMIGVGSGIVLRSYGTIGSLGILSVVFHKRYSIRPGTTILCFNVLLLLSAAFRFPLEMVLYTLIHLYVGRHFMNFVVFGLSQRKSIMIVSAQWKEISDNIMNELQRGVTVMPGTGGYTNQELHILYTVITFNELVRLKEFIRKSDPSAFVVVTDTLEVMGKNIGNQPHW
- a CDS encoding 2-hydroxyacid dehydrogenase; the encoded protein is MKLVFYNKLNQFWLQKIEGLRREFSHVDFITDKDRINGEIENADAIVTGELTADLLKKCRNLKMIFVPYAGPDALPFDQIKKRNIRVANVHGNAAYVAERAVAMALGFYGKLIDYHNDLKKFQWHGYWATGNVEDSWDSIEGRTCAVIGTGAIGQYIAKYLKVFSCRVIGFKKRPIKRIPDFFDEITLDLDGALERSELIFITLPLTNDTKGLFSKEILSRLNGKFLVNVGRGGVADEEGLYRALKDGILKGAAIDVWYVYPQKGKSTATPPSRFPFHELSNVILSPHLAGFTPQAARLNIEQTVENIQSYLKTGKALFEVDPEFMY
- a CDS encoding RNA pseudouridine synthase — its product is MKIIDSKSLSISVIAAGKGWLAANKPAGVTVHNAPGRDICSLVSAFIQREPAASGQMDMDPDFGVNPVHRLDKETSGIILLAVTPAAFRFFSEQFESRQVKKQYVAILHGRLETPQLNDPWGTWRRKLAKTAGGRLSPEGAGQRQNAETRYRVLECSAHYTMVEIEPLTGRRHQIRRHAKLAGHPVVGDSRYGSRRAASYLSRNFAFHRLALHAHALTLRLPGDTVPQTLKTPAIPDQMRELFDNDRGYNKSP
- a CDS encoding flavodoxin family protein gives rise to the protein MKTVCVLGSPRANGNSNAIAKHFCDRIESLGAEVQTFALNKLTYHGCQACMACKTKLDRCVLDDDLTRVLDAVREADLLVMATPVYFGDITCQLKGFVDRMFSFFTPDYRTSSVKSRLAPGKKLVFIQVQGRPDESKFADIFPRYGEFWDWYGINERYQIRSWGIRELGEIAKDKDVFRKAEDVADRVMQTQD